One genomic segment of Styela clava chromosome 3, kaStyClav1.hap1.2, whole genome shotgun sequence includes these proteins:
- the LOC120342449 gene encoding uncharacterized protein LOC120342449: MGYTCDLSSAETFVLSQTTKIFPINIINMGENVYGINFKSVLKLNREGNWECLSLIPETIRRCFLEEFICGPNKIIAFKDCLAFFMGSKLTMYNPFKDGWSDTLPGCDLKSKFCVAASDESIFAFNGQTRRAKRFDATASKWSDIAKMPTEQVLASCAVLHNMVFVVGGAFGSWFEQYVGPRDIVQCYNPKSDCWTRISNMCQPPIFLSTCVVNNKLYVTGGKKDGGFSIQLYDEENNQWEVVRELETTKQYFSACAIPRGFLSFDYRQCFTFEESLGLLDRVNAEFDRKTKEKYSIKQIIPLSGGEMNLLGCRLIFPPSALDEETEVILAVDSYPKNSPGFMELETSDRIFSLDFPITPVMICKPSMKFNKPVIVEMDRCFSTRENKTIPVDIQIRKVDSDWKKVSEAILGNTNKIRFTVSHFCGMAVTVSPELVDDGSFHLINDVYIQKITAQIASVFCKDETTQRSMKEILQEENFVKFMGPSHEILEGLGTRVNLRFECTEPEQTRISEGCPSSQFDINRQIFKTSKHVVCFKPLPRPREYTGVIDSDYYVKINEEAETRLMLAVEWPIQTRGTGPINISNVVHTGPRANVMATDNARVETHSTGETNVVT; the protein is encoded by the coding sequence ATGGGATATACCTGTGATCTCTCGAGTGCAGAGACTTTTGTATTGTCGCAAACTACGAAGATTTTCCCTATAAATATAATCAATATGGGTGAAAACGTATACGGAATAAATTTTAAGAGCGTTCTTAAACTAAATAGGGAAGGAAATTGGGAATGCTTGTCGCTTATCCCAGAAACCATCCGACGTTGTTTCTTGGAGGAATTCATTTGTGGTCCAAACAAAATAATTGCTTTCAAGGATTGCTTAGCTTTCTTTATGGGCTCTAAACTAACGATGTATAATCCTTTCAAGGACGGATGGTCAGATACATTACCCGGATGCGacttgaaatcaaaattttgtgtcGCCGCATCAGATGAAAGCATTTTTGCATTTAATGGCCAGACGAGAAGAGCAAAACGATTTGACGCGACAGCAAGTAAATGGTCAGATATTGCTAAAATGCCAACGGAGCAGGTTTTGGCGTCTTGTGCTGTTTTACATAATATGGTTTTTGTTGTCGGAGGAGCTTTTGGAAGCTGGTTTGAACAATATGTCGGACCGAGAGATATAGTTCAGTGCTATAATCCAAAATCTGATTGCTGGACTAGAATCTCAAACATGTGTCAGCCACCAATATTTCTTAGCACTTGTGTGGTCAACAACAAATTATATGTCACGGGAGGAAAGAAGGACGGAGGTTTCTCAATTCAACTATATGACGAAGAGAATAATCAATGGGAAGTGGTTCGAGAACTTGAAACTACGAAACAATATTTTTCCGCATGTGCCATTCCAAGGGGATTTCTGTCCTTCGACTACCGTCAATGTTTCACTTTTGAAGAAAGCCTTGGTTTACTAGATCGCGTTAATGCTGAATTTGATAGAAAAACCaaagaaaaatattctattaaGCAGATTATTCCGCTATCTGGCGGAGAAATGAATCTACTGGGATGTCGACTTATTTTCCCTCCTTCAGCATTGGATGAAGAAACTGAAGTAATTTTAGCTGTAGACAGTTATCCTAAGAATTCGCCTGGTTTTATGGAGCTGGAAACATCGGATAGAATATTTAGTCTCGACTTTCCTATAACACCTGTGATGATTTGCAAACCTTCCATGAAATTCAACAAACCCGTAATTGTAGAAATGGACAGATGTTTCAGCACTCGAGAAAACAAAACCATTCCAGTTGATATTCAAATAAGAAAAGTAGACTCCGATTGGAAAAAGGTCTCTGAAGCAATTTTAGGCAATACCAACAAGATTAGATTTACAGTTTCACATTTCTGTGGCATGGCAGTGACTGTTTCCCCAGAGTTAGTCGACGATGGATCGTTTCATCTCATTAATGACGTGTACATCCAGAAAATAACCGCTCAAATCGCTTCAGTGTTTTGCAAAGATGAGACAACGCAAAGATCCATGAAAGAGATCCTACAAGAGGAAAACTTTGTCAAATTTATGGGACCCTCACATGAAATTCTCGAAGGTCTGGGTACTCGAGTCAATCTTCGATTTGAGTGCACAGAACCAGagcaaacgagaatatcggaaGGATGTCCATCTTCGCAGTTCGATATAAacagacaaattttcaaaacaagcaAACATGTGGTTTGTTTCAAACCACTCCCTCGTCCCCGGGAATATACTGGAGTCATAGATTCCGATTACTATGTAAAAATAAACGAAGAAGCCGAAACGAGACTAATGCTGGCCGTAGAATGGCCGATTCAAACTAGAG